The proteins below are encoded in one region of Micromonospora pisi:
- a CDS encoding cellulose-binding domain-containing protein has protein sequence MRLIPARRRVPLLTAVVTALAASVVTLAGPTLAPSASAAASCLVDYRANQWPGGFTANVRLTNGTNPITGWTVTWTYPGADQRVTNGWNAQVSQAGAVVTATNVAWNGGLPAGGSTEFGVQGSYTAGNPAPTGFTLNGVPCNDVGPTTAPPPSTPPPTVPPTTTPPPTIPPTTLPPTTPPPTTQPPSGCASAAFCDGFETQTSGTPTGTWSVNYPDCQGTGTASVDSTTAHQGTRSVRINGSTGYCNHVFVRANHDFTGLGPVRFGRLWVRHTTALPTQHVTFLAMRDAGDGNRDLRVGGQNGALQWNRASDDATLPEQSPAGVALSLALPTDRWTCLEWVVDGAQGRLQTWVDGAAVAGLTVDGTPTHDIDGQWLNRANWRPNLTDLRLGWESYGEGADTLWFDDVAIGTSRIGC, from the coding sequence ATGAGGCTCATCCCCGCACGCCGCCGCGTGCCGCTGCTCACCGCCGTGGTGACCGCGCTCGCCGCGAGCGTCGTCACCCTGGCCGGCCCGACCCTGGCCCCGTCCGCCTCGGCGGCGGCGAGTTGTCTGGTCGACTACCGGGCGAACCAGTGGCCCGGCGGCTTCACCGCCAACGTACGGCTCACCAACGGCACCAACCCGATCACCGGATGGACCGTCACCTGGACCTATCCCGGCGCCGACCAGCGGGTCACCAACGGCTGGAACGCCCAGGTGAGCCAGGCCGGCGCGGTGGTCACCGCGACCAACGTGGCCTGGAACGGCGGCCTGCCGGCCGGCGGCTCGACCGAGTTCGGGGTGCAGGGCAGCTACACCGCCGGCAACCCCGCACCGACCGGATTCACCCTGAACGGTGTGCCCTGCAATGACGTGGGGCCGACCACCGCCCCGCCGCCGAGCACCCCGCCGCCCACCGTCCCGCCCACGACCACCCCACCGCCGACCATTCCACCGACCACTCTTCCGCCGACCACCCCGCCGCCCACCACGCAGCCGCCGAGCGGCTGCGCCTCGGCCGCGTTCTGCGACGGCTTCGAGACCCAGACCAGCGGTACGCCGACCGGCACCTGGAGCGTGAACTACCCCGACTGCCAGGGCACCGGTACGGCGTCGGTCGACAGCACGACCGCGCACCAGGGCACCCGGTCGGTACGGATCAACGGCAGCACCGGCTACTGCAACCACGTCTTCGTACGGGCGAACCACGACTTCACCGGACTCGGGCCGGTACGGTTCGGCCGCCTCTGGGTACGCCACACCACCGCCCTGCCGACCCAGCACGTGACCTTCCTGGCCATGCGGGACGCCGGTGACGGCAACCGGGACCTGCGGGTCGGCGGCCAGAACGGGGCGTTGCAGTGGAACCGGGCCTCCGACGACGCCACCCTGCCGGAGCAGAGCCCGGCCGGGGTCGCGTTGAGCCTGGCCCTGCCCACCGACCGCTGGACCTGTCTGGAATGGGTGGTCGACGGGGCCCAGGGGAGACTGCAGACCTGGGTCGACGGCGCCGCGGTGGCCGGGCTGACCGTCGACGGCACTCCCACCCACGACATCGACGGTCAGTGGCTGAACCGGGCCAACTGGCGACCGAACCTGACCGACCTGCGGCTCGGCTGGGAGAGCTACGGCGAGGGCGCGGACACCCTCTGGTTCGACGACGTCGCCATCGGCACCAGCCGCATCGGCTGCTGA
- a CDS encoding VOC family protein, with product MVQVVPDYFEPEGGAVLTTLLIVRDVDRSREFYERVLGATCIREREPCILRFRNSYIVINTEGGPTDDKPTVRAQAPADSQTLSCAMNIRVNDVHAVYDQWKSRGGEFLTEPKDHGVEIRCYLRDPDGYLIEVGQAAGILEMMGRAPRPAPAPI from the coding sequence ATGGTGCAGGTCGTACCCGACTATTTCGAACCCGAGGGCGGGGCGGTGCTCACCACCCTGCTGATCGTCCGGGACGTCGACCGGTCGCGGGAGTTCTACGAGCGGGTCCTCGGCGCGACCTGCATCCGGGAACGCGAACCGTGCATCCTGCGCTTCCGTAACAGCTACATCGTGATCAACACGGAGGGCGGGCCGACCGATGACAAACCGACCGTACGTGCCCAGGCGCCGGCCGACTCGCAGACCCTGAGCTGCGCGATGAACATCCGCGTCAACGACGTCCACGCGGTCTACGACCAGTGGAAGTCACGCGGCGGTGAGTTCCTCACCGAGCCGAAGGACCATGGCGTCGAGATCCGCTGCTACCTGCGCGACCCGGACGGCTACCTGATCGAGGTCGGCCAGGCGGCCGGGATTCTGGAGATGATGGGCCGCGCCCCGCGCCCCGCTCCCGCGCCGATCTAG